A genomic stretch from Drosophila teissieri strain GT53w unplaced genomic scaffold, Prin_Dtei_1.1 Segkk10_quiver_pilon_scaf, whole genome shotgun sequence includes:
- the LOC122625466 gene encoding uncharacterized protein LOC122625466, with product MVRSFMEMDSIQPNQALLDASDPTERHFAATHKRSTDGAINRFFSLERKFRRYPELKQQYEASLDDYLQRAHMEQLTSGQVEESPDTCFYLPHHAVIKLDSLTTKCRVVFDGSGKDSSGVSLNDRLHIGPPIQRNLLGVCLRFRQHRYVLCADVEKMFRGIKIFKPHTNFQRIVWRQTENEPPLHFRLLTVTYGLAPSPFLAVRVLKQLADDHGHEYPAAAHALLHDAYVDDIPTGANTFEELMILKDELIALLDKGKFKLRKWSSNSWRLLKSLPEEDRCFEPIQLLNKSAADSPVKVLGIQWNPGKDVLYLNLKGCDATISPTKRELLSQLSRIYDPLGLVAPVTVLLKLIFKESWTSVLQWDDPIPESLRTRWRALVEDLPALTQCQVPRYIASPFRDVQLHGFADASSHAFGAVVYARVAVGCSFQVTLVAAKTRVAPIKPVSIPRLKLNAATSCWTDSEIVLHWLSAPPRRWNTYVCNRTSEILSDFPRSCWNHVRTEDNPADCASRGLHPSKLLEHRLWWKGPSWLASPTSEWPPSTSKFSVSSSFDVNTEERAIKPTTLHNFPDESIHELLIHKFSTWTRLIRVSSYCHRFIHTLRSHHRNSAPFLTSEELLDAQRRLIRHVQQKSFAREYAQLENRRQLNAKSHLIRFSPFLDDYGVMRVGGRIEQSTLNYNAKHPILIPKDTPLAGLLVRHFHVSYLHTGVDATFTNLCQQYWILGARNLVRKAVFQCKSCFLQRKGTSNQIMGELPIPRVQASRCFQHTGLDYAGPIAIKESKGRTPRIGKAWFSIFVCLTTKALHIEIVSELTTQAFIAAFQRFIARRAKPTDLYSDNGTTFHGGKQTLDDMRRLAIQQAKDEELAGFFANEQPFRGAVCSYSLSMCEDE from the exons ATGGTTCGTTCATTCATGGAGATGGACAGCATTCAGCCTAACCAGGCTCTCCTGGACGCCAGCGATCCCACAGAGCGTCATTTTGCTGCCACACACAAGCGCTCGACGGACGGG GCCATCAATCGCTTCTTCTCGCTGGAACGCAAATTTCGTCGGTATCCAGAATTGAAGCAGCAGTACGAAGCTTCCCTGGACGACTACTTGCAACGTGCACATATGGAACAACTGACCTCGGGTCAGGTTGAGGAGTCCCCAGACACCTGCTTCTATTTGCCGCACCACGCTGTCATCAAACTGGACAGTCTGACTACCAAATGTCGTGTAGTTTTTGATGGATCAGGAAAGGACAGCTCTGGAGTATCGCTCAATGACAGACTACATATTGGTCCACCGATTCAACGCAATCTTCTTGGCGTTTGTCTACGCTTCCGGCAGCACCGATATGTTTTATGCGCAGATGTCGAAAAGATGTTTCGAggcattaaaatctttaagccACACACCAATTTTCAGCGCATTGTTTGGCGCCAGACTGAGAATGAACCTCCGCTTCATTTTCGCCTGCTGACGGTTACCTACGGATTGGCACCGTCACCATTTCTGGCTGTTCGAGTTCTAAAGCAACTTGCCGACGACCATGGCCATGAATACCCTGCAGCAGCTCACGCTCTTTTGCACGATGCCTATGTGGACGATATCCCTACAGGCGCCAACACATTCGAGGAGCTTATGATTCTCAAGGACGAGCTTATAGCCCTCTTGGATAAGGGAAAATTCAAGCTACGCAAATGGAGTTCTAATAGTTGGCGTCTTCTGAAATCATTACCAGAGGAAGATAGATGTTTTGAACCTATCCAGCTCCTCAACAAATCAGCTGCGGATTCACCTGTCAAAGTTCTTGGTATCCAATGGAACCCTGGGAAGGACGTTCTGTATCTCAACCTAAAGGGATGCGATGCGACCATTTCTCCGACGAAAAGAGAACTCTTGTCTCAGCTATCAAGAATTTATGATCCGCTTGGACTGGTAGCGCCGGTCACAGTTCTACTCAAGCTAATCTTTAAAGAAAGCTGGACAAGTGTCCTGCAGTGGGACGACCCCATTCCTGAAAGTCTACGTACGCGCTGGAGAGCCTTAGTAGAGGATTTGCCAGCACTTACGCAATGCCAAGTACCACGGTATATTGCGTCACCATTTCGAGATGTTCAACTACACGGATTCGCCGACGCATCCTCGCACGCCTTCGGTGCGGTAGTTTacgctcgagttgcagttggatgcAGCTTTCAAGTAACTCTGGTTGCCGCCAAAACACGGGTGGCCCCGATCAAGCCCGTATCAATTCCACGTTTGAAGCTAAACGCTGC CAcgagctgctggacagattcagAAATTGTGCTACACTGGCTTTCAGCTCCCCCTCGACGGTGGAACACCTACGTCTGCAACCGAACTTCTGAGATATTGAGCGACTTTCCCCGTAGCTGCTGGAACCATGTTCGCACGGAAGACAATCCTGCTGATTGTGCTTCCCGAGGACTTCATCCGTCAAAGCTTCTGGAGCATAGACTGTGGTGGAAAGGTCCGTCCTGGCTGGCCTCACCTACCTCCGAGTGGCCACCTTCTACTAGCAAGTTCAGCGTATCTTCAAGTTTCGATGTCAACACCGAAGAACGAGCCATAAAGCCCACGACTCTACATAACTTTCCTGATGAAAGTATACACGAGTTACTCATCCACAAATTCTCAACCTGGACGCGTCTTATAAGGGTATCTAGCTACTGTCATCGATTTATTCACACTCTTCGATCTCATCATAGGAATTCGGCACCATTTCTTACGTCTGAAGAGTTGCTGGACGCACAGCGCCGACTTATTCGACATGTGCAACAAAAATCCTTTGCCAGAGAATATGCGCAGCTAGAGAATCGACGCCAGCTTAACGCTAAATCGCATCTTATCCGGTTTTCTCCGTTTCTGGATGATTATGGAGTAATGCGAGTCGGTGGGAGAATCGAGCAATCTACACTCAACTACAACGCCAAGCACCCGATTCTGATACCTAAAGATACACCACTAGCTGGACTGCTGGTTCGACATTTTCATGTCTCCTATCTGCACACTGGAGTTGATGCAACGTTCACCAATCTTTGTCAACAGTACTGGATTCTGGGAGCCCGCAATCTCGTCAGAAAGGCAGTCTTCCAATGCAAGTCCTGTTTTCTTCAACGAAAGGGCACAAGCAACCAGATCATGGGAGAGCTACCAATTCCTCGAGTTCAAGCTAGCCGCTGCTTTCAACACACAGGGCTGGACTACGCTGGACCGATCGcaatcaaggaatcaaaagGAAGAACTCCACGCATCGGAAAGGcatggttttctattttcgtgtGCCTCACTACAAAGGCACTTCACATCGAGATTGTTAGTGAGCTAACTACACAGGCTTTCATCGCAGCCTTTCAACGATTCATTGCCCGCCGAGCGAAGCCTACTGACCTGTATTCGGACAACGGAACTACATTTCATGGAGGCAAGCAAACTTTGGATGACATGAGACGTCTGGCCATTCAACAAGCCAAAGATGAGGAACTAGCAGGATTCTTTGCCAATGAACAACCGTTCAGGGGGGCCG TGTGTTCCTATTCATTGTCAATGTGTGAGGATGAGTAG